A region from the Methylovorus glucosotrophus genome encodes:
- a CDS encoding VOC family protein — translation MSNLHITEIKAFVPSKDFALSKQFYTDIGFTMASEGGGVAYFHFGGVSFLLQDYCTEGFAENFMMHILVDDVEAWWRHIDDSGVVKKYAVKIWPLETQTWGMRDFCLTDPSGVLWRIGQNVD, via the coding sequence ATGTCCAACCTACATATTACCGAAATCAAAGCCTTCGTCCCGTCCAAAGACTTTGCCTTGTCCAAGCAGTTTTATACCGATATTGGCTTCACCATGGCGTCAGAAGGTGGCGGGGTTGCCTATTTTCATTTTGGAGGGGTGAGCTTTCTGCTGCAGGATTATTGTACGGAGGGGTTTGCTGAAAATTTCATGATGCATATCCTGGTGGATGATGTGGAGGCGTGGTGGCGCCATATTGATGATAGTGGTGTCGTGAAAAAATATGCGGTTAAAATTTGGCCTTTGGAGACGCAAACATGGGGGATGCGGGATTTTTGCCTGACCGACCCCTCGGGTGTGCTCTGGCGTATTGGGCAGAATGTGGATTGA
- the chrA gene encoding chromate efflux transporter, translated as MSTKTTSVYLTTPAPQPVSLAQAFWYWLKLGFISFGGPAGQIAIMHHDLVEKKRWISDQRFLHALNYCMVLPGPEAQQLATYIGWLMHRTWGGIVAGGLFVLPSFFILTGLAWIYMAYGSVPAVAGVLYGIKPAVVAIVMFAAYRIGLRTLKNRVLWSIAVLAFLAIFVFKLAFPLIIVSAGLIGYLGGKYFPLYFKVGGGHGPAAGSVGPALIDDHTPAPAHAVFSWASLWRVALTGLGLWLVAMGGLMAAYGWHGAYTQMGWFFTKAALLTFGGAYAVLPYVYQGAVEHYHWLTAPQMIDGLALGETTPGPLIMVVTFVGFVGGWVNEVFGAGATVASAFAAAGIVTFFTFLPSFVFILLGGPFIETTHGKLKFTAPLSAITAAVVGVIVNLAVFFAYHVMWPQGLDAAVDWVALLLALAAVLAIFRFKIGVIPVILASGLLGMCLKLASI; from the coding sequence ATGAGCACTAAAACCACTTCGGTATACCTCACAACCCCAGCCCCTCAGCCGGTCTCTCTGGCGCAGGCGTTCTGGTATTGGCTCAAGTTGGGCTTTATCAGTTTTGGCGGGCCCGCAGGGCAGATTGCTATCATGCATCACGATCTGGTGGAGAAAAAACGCTGGATTTCTGATCAGCGTTTTTTGCATGCCCTGAATTACTGCATGGTGTTGCCCGGCCCGGAAGCGCAGCAGCTGGCGACCTATATCGGCTGGTTGATGCATCGTACCTGGGGCGGAATTGTCGCCGGTGGTTTGTTTGTGCTGCCATCGTTTTTCATATTGACGGGCCTGGCCTGGATCTACATGGCTTATGGGTCTGTTCCTGCTGTGGCGGGGGTGTTGTATGGAATCAAGCCCGCGGTGGTGGCGATAGTGATGTTTGCGGCCTACCGCATAGGCCTGCGCACGCTTAAAAACCGCGTGCTGTGGAGCATTGCGGTGCTGGCGTTTCTGGCCATATTTGTGTTCAAGCTGGCTTTCCCGTTGATTATTGTTTCCGCTGGCCTGATCGGCTATCTGGGCGGTAAATATTTTCCGCTGTATTTCAAGGTGGGTGGGGGCCATGGCCCTGCTGCTGGAAGTGTGGGGCCTGCATTGATCGATGACCATACGCCTGCGCCAGCGCATGCTGTCTTTAGCTGGGCCAGCTTATGGCGAGTGGCGTTGACTGGCCTGGGTCTTTGGCTAGTGGCTATGGGCGGCCTGATGGCGGCGTATGGCTGGCATGGGGCGTATACGCAGATGGGCTGGTTTTTTACCAAGGCGGCTTTGTTGACCTTTGGAGGTGCCTACGCGGTGTTGCCATATGTGTATCAGGGCGCTGTGGAGCATTATCACTGGCTCACCGCCCCGCAGATGATCGATGGCCTGGCATTAGGCGAGACAACGCCGGGGCCGCTCATCATGGTAGTGACCTTTGTCGGCTTTGTGGGGGGATGGGTAAACGAGGTGTTTGGCGCAGGCGCCACCGTGGCTTCTGCGTTTGCGGCGGCGGGCATTGTGACCTTCTTTACCTTTCTGCCGAGCTTTGTATTCATTCTGCTGGGCGGGCCGTTTATCGAGACTACCCATGGCAAACTGAAATTTACTGCGCCACTCTCTGCGATTACGGCAGCAGTGGTCGGCGTGATAGTCAATCTGGCGGTGTTTTTTGCGTATCACGTCATGTGGCCGCAAGGGCTGGATGCCGCGGTGGATTGGGTTGCCTTGCTGCTAGCGCTGGCTGCGGTGCTGGCCATTTTTCGGTTCAAGATTGGCGTTATCCCGGTGATTCTGGCGTCTGGCCTGCTGGGCATGTGCCTGAAGCTCGCATCGATCTGA
- a CDS encoding ArnT family glycosyltransferase produces the protein MFKFFIYHYLILMVAIMSFWGIGHLVARSSSAIGDLGSIRHPIQISLGLGAVICLIQLISILGLLNFTALAMIIAVGIVISSVILFSYFQDKNQRQTFFEGCKSLGKSRKIYIFSLVLCVLPTLLKPLHSPSAWDEVMYHLPHAQQWIMAGKLTVNEWIRYPWFPYNYELLYAAGMILVDDIFPHLLHALAGWLTAVLIYQVAKRYFDSFVAVLSVLIWLQISRSYFGNAYIDMGLTLFIVAAVISFYSWSENPKNNALLYVAAFFMGLAAGTKYQALMFLPIFFVLLVVKRVKVEVFLKLTLLLLIPCAYWYFRNFVITGDPFSPMGGKIFGFYDWNAEDFRSQFIELSTVKGWPHWLLWAAPFCLLNGKVYSERFIRSLVIFCVYSVAVWMIISHYPRYLLPLYPLLAVFSAVAVVYISQFLLVEVIKRMNNGVYIETEKVRKLSLAISSTVLIAFMVVGLVATNSSLKSVTWNETVREKFLNKRIPGYEAIEFQNKYAKGNTYQFGMEYAVYYMKNQTWGDHFGPGRYRDFVDLSSSDLHDKLVSMGFENLMINQDVFKSISLKEDFACYFSEMYKSDPVVLYKIKSSREC, from the coding sequence ATGTTTAAATTCTTTATTTATCATTATCTTATCTTGATGGTGGCCATCATGTCTTTTTGGGGCATAGGGCATCTTGTGGCACGCTCATCATCCGCTATTGGAGACTTGGGGAGTATTCGACATCCCATTCAAATATCGCTTGGATTGGGGGCTGTCATCTGCCTGATTCAGCTCATTTCAATTCTTGGACTTTTGAATTTTACAGCACTCGCAATGATCATCGCTGTGGGAATCGTCATATCCTCGGTAATCTTGTTCTCTTATTTCCAAGATAAAAATCAAAGACAGACCTTTTTTGAGGGATGTAAATCTCTTGGAAAATCCAGAAAAATTTACATTTTTTCATTAGTACTCTGTGTATTACCTACACTTTTAAAACCATTGCATTCACCCTCAGCATGGGATGAAGTGATGTATCACTTGCCTCATGCCCAGCAATGGATAATGGCTGGTAAGTTGACGGTGAATGAATGGATAAGGTATCCATGGTTTCCATATAACTATGAGTTGCTTTACGCCGCAGGAATGATCCTGGTGGATGATATTTTTCCGCATTTGTTGCATGCATTGGCAGGATGGCTAACCGCCGTTCTGATATACCAAGTGGCAAAACGCTATTTTGATTCTTTTGTTGCTGTTTTATCGGTATTGATTTGGTTGCAAATTTCGAGGTCCTATTTTGGCAATGCCTATATTGATATGGGGCTTACTTTATTTATCGTTGCCGCTGTCATTTCATTTTATTCCTGGTCAGAAAATCCAAAAAATAACGCGTTGCTTTATGTGGCTGCTTTTTTTATGGGACTTGCTGCTGGGACCAAATACCAGGCACTCATGTTTTTGCCGATTTTCTTTGTGTTACTCGTAGTGAAGAGGGTAAAAGTTGAAGTGTTTTTGAAGCTAACTTTGCTTTTACTGATTCCTTGTGCTTATTGGTATTTCAGAAATTTTGTGATTACCGGTGATCCATTTTCCCCTATGGGCGGAAAAATATTCGGTTTTTATGATTGGAATGCTGAGGATTTCAGATCACAATTCATTGAGCTTAGTACTGTAAAAGGTTGGCCTCATTGGTTATTGTGGGCTGCCCCATTTTGCTTGTTGAATGGGAAAGTATATTCAGAGCGTTTTATCAGATCATTGGTTATTTTTTGTGTATATTCAGTTGCAGTATGGATGATTATTTCGCATTACCCAAGATATCTGCTTCCACTTTATCCGCTACTGGCAGTTTTCTCAGCCGTAGCAGTTGTCTATATTTCCCAATTTTTACTCGTTGAAGTAATTAAAAGAATGAATAACGGTGTTTATATTGAAACGGAAAAAGTAAGGAAATTATCTCTCGCCATTTCTTCTACGGTACTTATTGCATTTATGGTTGTAGGCTTAGTTGCTACAAATTCATCTCTTAAATCGGTTACCTGGAATGAAACTGTGCGTGAAAAATTCCTTAATAAAAGAATACCAGGCTATGAGGCTATTGAGTTTCAGAATAAATATGCCAAAGGTAATACATACCAGTTTGGTATGGAATATGCCGTCTATTACATGAAGAATCAGACATGGGGCGATCATTTTGGACCCGGTCGCTATAGAGATTTCGTTGACCTGAGCTCAAGTGATTTGCACGACAAGTTAGTTAGTATGGGATTTGAAAACCTGATGATCAATCAGGATGTATTTAAAAGCATTTCCTTGAAAGAGGACTTTGCCTGCTATTTTTCCGAGATGTATAAAAGTGATCCTGTTGTACTTTATAAGATCAAATCATCCAGAGAATGCTGA
- a CDS encoding glycoside hydrolase family 19 protein has product MITFDQARSIMPLGVTRLSEFLLPLNSAMVEFDIKTPLQQAAFLAQIAHESGELRYTRELASGEAYEGRASLGNTEPGDGKRFKGRGLIQITGRANYKACSNALYGDELTLIKYPELLEKPKDACRSACWFWKSRGLNAPADAGDFEKITRRINGGLNGYDDRLKYYARAKKALGVAA; this is encoded by the coding sequence ATGATCACCTTCGACCAAGCCCGCAGCATCATGCCCTTAGGCGTCACGCGCCTCAGTGAATTCCTCCTGCCCCTCAATTCCGCCATGGTGGAATTCGACATCAAGACCCCGCTGCAGCAGGCCGCATTCCTTGCCCAGATTGCCCACGAGTCCGGCGAACTGAGATATACCCGCGAGCTGGCCAGCGGTGAAGCATACGAGGGGCGCGCTAGCCTTGGCAACACCGAGCCAGGAGACGGGAAACGCTTTAAGGGCCGGGGCTTGATCCAAATCACCGGCCGCGCCAATTACAAGGCATGCAGCAATGCCCTCTACGGTGACGAGCTGACCCTGATCAAATACCCCGAGCTACTGGAAAAGCCGAAAGATGCATGCCGGTCTGCCTGCTGGTTCTGGAAGTCACGCGGGCTCAACGCGCCGGCCGATGCCGGTGACTTTGAAAAGATCACGCGCCGGATCAATGGTGGCCTAAATGGATACGATGACAGGCTGAAATATTACGCACGCGCCAAGAAGGCGCTGGGGGTAGCAGCATGA